A genome region from Engraulis encrasicolus isolate BLACKSEA-1 chromosome 6, IST_EnEncr_1.0, whole genome shotgun sequence includes the following:
- the phb2b gene encoding prohibitin-2b yields MASKEPNRFLQHLRDLTGRLAAGPRGAGTGLKLLLGAGALAYAVKEATYTVEGGQRAIIFNRIGGMQMDTVLAEGLHFRIPWFQYPIIYDIRARPRKISSLTGSKDLQMVNIALRVLSRPMASNLPVMYQQLGKDYDERVLPSIVNEVLKSVVAKFNASQLITQRAQVSLLIRRELFERAKDFNIILDDVAITELSFSKEYTAAVEAKQVAQQEAQRAQFFVEKAKQDQRQKIIQAEGEAEAAKMLGEAVTKNPGYLKLRRIRAAQNIAKTVAQSQNRVYLNADSLVLNLQADSFNNLSLGKK; encoded by the exons ATGGCGAGTAAAGAGCCCAAT aGGTTTTTGCAGCACCTGCGTGACCTGACTGGTCGGCTGGCGGCTGGTCCGCGCGGCGCTGGCACCGGACTCAAGCTGCTACTGGGAGCCGGAGCCCTCGCATACGCCGTCAAGGAAGCCACGTATACag ttgaGGGTGGGCAGAGGGCGATCATTTTCAACAGAATCGGAGGGATGCAGATGGACACAGTTCTGGCTGAGGGACTTCACttcag gatacCGTGGTTCCAATACCCCATCATCTATGACATCAGAGCTCGACCCCGGAAGATCTCCTCTCTCACAGGaagcaaag atcttcAGATGGTGAACATTGCTCTGCGTGTGTTGTCTCGTCCGATGGCCTCCAATCTGCCGGTGATGTACCAGCAGCTGGGTAAAGACTACGACGAGCGCGTCCTGCCTTCCATAGTCAATGAGGTGCTCAAGAGTGTAGTGGCCAAGTTTAACGCATCGCAGCTCATCACTCAGAGAGCACAG gtgtctctGTTGATCAGGAGGGAGTTGTTTGAGCGTGCTAAAGACTTCAACATCATCCTGGATGACGTGGCCATTACAGAGCTGAGCTTCAGCAAGGAGTACACAGCAGCCGTGGAGGCCAAGCAAGTTG cccagcAGGAGGCCCAGAGAGCTCAGTTCTTCGTTGAGAAAGCCAAACAGGACCAGAGGCAGAAGATTATCCAGGCAGAAGGAGAGGCAGAAGCAGCCaagatg tTGGGAGAGGCGGTGACTAAGAATCCTGGCTACCTGAAACTGAGGAGGATCCGAGCAGCTCAGAACATTGCAAAGACG gtggccCAGTCCCAGAACCGAGTGTATCTGAATGCAGACAGTCTGGTGTTGAACCTTCAAGCCGACTCTTTCAACAA